The nucleotide sequence TCATCACTTCCGTACTCTTCCTCATCGTCTTGTTCTTCATCTTTTGGTTTTTCTGCATCGGTAATGATGGATTTTGTCTCTTCGTCAAGAGGATCTTGATTGGCGCTAATATTTAATTTCTCTTTCTGTTCATCTTCATTTACAAGATTTTCGCCCCCCTTGTCTTCTGAACTTTGTCCGGTCTCTTGAAGCTTTTGTTCAGCTTCCTCAGTAACTTTTCGTTCAGCTTCTTTGTTTTCAAGACATTCTCGTCCTGCCTCTTTCTCTTCTAGCCGTTTCCGTTCGGCCCTTTCCTCTTCTAGACGTTTTCGTTCGGCCTCTTCATCGTCTAGCCGTTTTCGTTTGGCCTCTTCTTCTTCTTGCCGTTTTTGTTCAACTTCTTCCATTAGTTTTTGTTCGGCCTCTTCGTCTTCTATCCGTTTTCGTTCGGCCTCTTCTTCTTCCAGTCGTTTTTGTTCAGCTTCTTCCTCTAGCCGTTTACGTTCGGCTTCTTCTTCTTCTAACCGTTTTCGTTCGGCTTCTTCTTCTTTTAGCCGATTTTGTTCGGCTTCCTCTTCGAGTCTTTTTCGTTCGGCTTCTTCCGCTTCTAACCGCTTCCGTTCGGCCTCTTCATTTTCTAACCGCTTCCGTTCGGCCTCTTCTTCCTCTAGCTGTTTTCGTTCAGCATCTTCCTCCTCTTGCCGCTTTCGTTCGGCCTCTTCTTCTTCTAGCCGTTTTTGTTCAGCTTCTTCCTCTTCTAGCCGTTTTTGTTTGGCCTCTTCATCCTCTAGCCGTTTTCGTTCCGCCTCCTCAACTTCTAGCCGTTTTCGTTCGGCCACTTCTTCTTCCAGCCGTTTTCGTTCGGCTTCTTCTTCTTCTAGCCGTTTTCGTTCGGATTCTTCTTCTTCAAGCCGTTTTCGTTCGGCTTCTTCTTCTAGCCGTTTTCGTTCGGCTTCTTCTTCTTCAAGCCGTTTTCGTTCGGCCACCTCTTCTTCCAGCCGTTTTCGTTCGGCCTCTTCTTCTTCAAGCCGTTTTCGTTCGGCTTCTTCTTCTTCTAGCCGTTTTCGTTCGGCTTCTTCTTCTTCTAGCCGTTTTCGTTCAGCTTCTTCTTCTTCAAGCCGTTTTCGTTCGGCTTCTTCTTCTTCTAGCCGTTTCCTTTCGGCCTCTTCTTCATCTAGCCGTTTTCGTTCGGCCTCTTCTTCTTCTAGTCGTTTTCGTTCGGCCTCTTCTTCTTCTAGACGTTTTTGTTCGGCCGCTTCTTCTTCTAGCCGTTTTTGTTCAGCCTCTTCTTCTTCTAGCCGTTTTCGTTCGGCCGCTTCTTCTTCCAGTCGTTTTTGTTCGGCCGCTTCTTCTTCCAGTCGTTTTCGTTCGACCTCTTCTTCTTCTAGCCGTTTTTGTTCGGCTTCTTCTTCTTCTAGCCGTTTCCGTTCAGCCTCTTCTTCTTCTAGCCGTTTTTGTTCGGCATCCTCCTCTTCTAGGCGTTTTCGTTCGGCCTCTTGCTCTTCTAGCTGTTTTCGTTCGGCTTCCTCTTCTGGTCGATTACGTTCAGATTCTTCTTCTAGACGTTTTCGTTCGGCCACTTCTTCTTCTAGTCGTTTTTGTTCGCCTTCTTCTCTAATTATTTTTCGTTCAGCTTCCTCTTTAAGTCGATTACGTTCAGCTTCTTCATTTTCAAGGCGCTTTCGTTCAGTTTCTTCTTCGATTCGTTTTTGTTCAGCTTCCTCCGCTTCGAGTCGTTTTTTCTCAGCTTCTTCTTCttcatattgtttttgtttagtTTCTTCTGGAAGGAAGTTTTGACAAGCTTTGTCCAAATGTTTCATGACTTCTTCTTTTGCCATTCTTTGTTCTTCGCTGTCTTTGTCATCTTCATCTTCGGCAGATATTACTTTACCATCTTTCAGTCTCTTATACTCCTCGCCCGTATCGATATAAATTCTTCCACCAAATCCTTCTATTTGTCTTTCTTGTACAGTTTCTGGTTTGTTTCTTGGGCAGGGTTTTGGTGCGTTCTCTTCCTTGCTTTCTGTAACTACATTGTCGTTGGCAGATTCCTCCGAGCCAACGTTCTTTTTCTTCCTAGGTTTTCGTGGTGATGGAGATGCGCTTCTTTCTGATATATTTTCGTTTGTATTTTTGCTTGAAGCTTCAAGTCCCTCTTCCAGATATGAATCTTTGTATTCGGTTTCAGTGATTTCTTCCTCTTCTCCTTGCTTTATATGAGCTTTTATCATTCCAATTGTCGGCATAGCACTTGTGCCTGAAAACGCAAGGCCTTTCAAAAGCTTTTTCTCTAGATTTTTAGAAACCAACTGTTCTCTTTTTTCACTGACGTCACCAGCAGATATTTCTGTGTCAGACTGTTTGTCTAATGTATGCTGTGCTTCTACCGATTTCTGGAGATCTTGAGTTCTGGCCGCTAGAGGTTTAATATTCATCATCGATGCACGTACGACACGCTGTCGACCAGGTGGGCGGTCTCCAATTAAGTGAGCTGGAGAAAAAGGTATAGATATgatcattttaaaaatgtgaCTCTAATGACATTCCGTGAAGACATCATTTTGTGCAAGAGATTGAGGATAGTGCAAAGTGCAAACGTACCGGTAAATAATGGAACAGAAATATGAACAAACCTGTGTTAACGTTTTCCGTTCCACCTAGTTCCTTATACTCTTCGAGatatttttctttgtatttttcgTTCACAGCAATTCTTCTCGAATTGCGTTCTCGGCTGATAGATCCATCTGAATGTTCACTTTCTTCGTCTTCTAAGTTGCCTAATCCCAGTTTTAACCTAGGTCCTTTTCGTCTTGCTGAAGCTTTAATTTTTCGACCTCCAGTGCCGTCACTGAAACAAGAGTTTTCGATGGGCTAATAAATCAGTTTGATAactcatttatttttgttttctcgTGAACTGTGAGCAGGCTACGAGCAAAACAAATGTAAATATGACTATTGGTGCAATATGAATCCATAATACAAACATGAATTCCTAAACAATGAGTTTGATCTTGCCAGCTTGTAGCCCTTTAAATTTATCGTCAACAAGGAAAATTCTGTTTGAGCTGGAATATCATAATGGTACATATATGGTACATATCATAATAGAGCATATGGTGTGTTGTAGTATAAAAGGAGAAATCACTTATTATCGAGACGAATACTTACccttcaaattttacaaatttcgaCATTCGCAGCTTTCTAGGCGTAAGTTTGGGGGCATCTTCTCCCTCGGTCTtgttttcattttctaaaattaCAAGATATATCTAATATATGAATGTAGTTTTAAATATACAAGTTTTACAGTTCTTCagttaaaaattttaaagaaaaaacagAGTTACTTTTACATACCTGCATCAACCCCAGGTTCAGAAGCAACAACAGGAACTCTACGTACTGATCGACGTGACACGCGAAGTTTTCGGATTGGTTTTGGTTCTTCTTGGTCTTCGTTGGTTGGTTTATCTTTGTCATCTTAATTGAAATCATGATTTACgttattgcaaaatatatatttctttattcgCACAATACGCGTTTAACTATAACAAGAGGTTAATAATCGCTTCTTCAACCACAGTATCGTCCTCGTTTTGATACGTAATTATATAGTCAACGTGAATATTGCCTGGGTTTTTGAATCCTCTCACGTCATAAAAACGTCGGTAGCATAGATATTAATTCCAATAATAACAGAGAGCTTGCCTTCTGATTCCTTTATAGGTTTTATTTTCACCGATCTTCTTATTCTTCTGGATCCAACTCTGATAGGTTTACCCTCCTCTTGTGTTCCCTCGTCTCCTTCCCCGCCTGgttagaagaaaaaaaagtttgaaaacatgGCATACCTAATATATATGATAGGAGTTCTGTAAATAGTGAAAATGTGaagtttttataaattaacaGTTTTGTGATATTACTTGAACCAGGAATGTGAGTAATAACAACACAAACAACTAAGATATTTCAAATTATCCTTGTAATAGTAAACACTTTCTTATATATCTTGGTCTATCTATGAGATATTTTCGCTTATCTATTGCAGAAACCAAATATCTGTCAAGTATTTATAAGAGTATGAGAGTTCTTAACAAAGAGTCCGAAATTTCAATACTTTCAATGAAACAATGGTTTCGCATGGCTATAAATGATAGCAATCGAAAATATAACACTATGCATGCTCTTTCGAAATTTGGCTGGATATTTAACTCCTCTGTTAGTTTCACATATAATAACATGGTGTCGTGGGGTATATATGTGATTTAAAGCAAGATATTGAACTCAGATATTACACGTCAAaagcaaaaatttcaaattaaacgaAATCGACTAAAAACTCCTACCGAATCGTATAAACTTTGAAGCCCGTAGTTTTCGAGGGCGTGCTTGTAATCCTGCTGGCTGTCCTTCTACTTGTTCGCCGGTTTTATTTTCATCCTCCGGTTTTGTGAATTTCATGATTCGTGATACTCGAAGTCTTCTTGGTCTCACAGCAAGTGAATTATTATCACCTGTTTGATCGCCACCCTCTAAACGTACAAGCTTGTATTTACCATAAGTTTTGGAGAAAAGAAtagaaattaataaattattaaatactCGTTGATGTTAGTGTTCtcatcagaaaaaaataaactgtCCGAGACTGCGACGACAATATATGATCGTGCATTTTCGATTGGAACAGAGTCACAAGAAGTTGGCGAGTAAAAACTTTGTTTGTGATTTCAACAATTCCGCGAGTATCACAATATTTACCTGGATTTTGATCGGGTGGTTTCAATACTCGTCGAACTGAGACTCGCTTTCTTATCGGAAGTGGAGGCGTGGCATCGGATGAAGCTGTATCTGGAGAGATgtaaattatataataattagaatttgacattattcatgaattttttatacatatatttatattgtcatTATGTGTCTACATGCGGTATTTATCGTCGACAGAGAATATTTTTCAGTAAGTTTCAAATAGCCCATTACATAGACCTAAGAATAGCCCTAGCTTTTCCATCACTCAAATAAAACTCACAGGGACCGATTTACGCAATTTTTGCACTTTGTAATCGTAATGCCATAATATGTACTTAAGTAtggtcaaaaatatttatacaatcCCTATGGATCGAGATTGTCAAATACATATAGTTGTCTAAATATATTCACTCCGTACGCTAATGCTCTTTGTTTGCTGTTATAGATATAATTTATTATGAGTCGCATTGCTCTAGAAATATAAATTGATATTATCACGACCGTTACCTCCTCCTTCAGCAACTGTCCCGAGTGTGAGAAAATTCTTTCTTTGTTGTAGTGATGGACCACCACGAGTTGATTTTCTAACAGTGCGTCGAACACGCAAGTTAGGTTGAGATGGATCCAGAGTCGCTTGTTCGCCTGATAACATTTTCGTACGCATATGGACTGGAACACCATGTCTCATTGATGCATGTTCGCGTCGTCGCTTCTAAGTGTCAAATAGAGAAGATCAGTATGAAACCTCATTTAGCATAACGTATTTCTGATTTATTAGTAGGAGTTCAGGATGCAATAATGAATCAAGCAACTATATTAGTTGGTTCCATTACaattgaacccacgtacatttgaacccatgacaattgcacctgcatactattgcacctatggaaatttttttttgttttacggatatttgaatctatactcaccctaacccatgggttctAGCACCCGCAtttagattgaacccgcgaatatacgcataggttcaaatgtacggtcaccgtattTGGTATTTGTGGGTGTGAAATTTTGCGGTGTCTGCACTTCCTTAGTATGTGATATGTGTTGTATGCTAGACGttaattttgaaacatttcCTTTTACTCTTAATTGAAGCAGTAACATGTATCAcggtattacaaaaaaaatattgagtcaTGATTCAATATAGGCTGTATATGTCAGTACGATATACGAAACTATCTCAGAGGCAACAAACTTATAAGTCATCGACTCATGATAATTAAATTACTATGATTACTATTACGactctttcaaattttgttcaataaatGCTGCATCGCGTGCTACATCAAGTACTTTAAAGTTGCCAGTCCACtttattatataaattgaatatatatccactatattaaaaaaaatgtgatgCTGCTACCGACATTTATTGAAAAGCTGGACATTGCTAAACATGCCTGTTATGTTATCTATCCGCATAGCAATGACGTTTACAATTCAttatgagttattttttttataaaaatagtaTTTCGAACACTGGTTGACTCAAGAAGCGGGAGGCATATGTCCGGAAAGTGTAGCAATTGCTATACATACAGTACTTTGATGTGTATTTCTAAGAACTTCAATGCGTTTGCAATGAATCGACATAAAATGCACGACTGGATTCAGAGACAAAACAATAGCGTATATAACACAAGATTGACCTTTGCATGAATACGCCTCCGAACCATGTCAGCTGTTGATCATATCTGTAATCAGTATTCATCCACTCcaataattacaaaaaaatacgAATTTTCATGGACCAGTAATATAGCCTATACCTGTAACTCGATGGCTTTTTTCCTTTCTTCTTCATCCTCGATTTCCTCTGGGTTAATATTGACAAGAGGTTTGACGGCCACCACTTTTACCCTTCTAGAAAACTGGCGGGCATGCACATTGACTGCTTTTTTAGGGCGACAAGATTTTCCACGTTCTCTTTTGATTCTGGCTAATTCCTTTTCTTTCTCTGTTTCGTCGTATGAATCATATCCTAAAAGCAAGATATGAAGTCcgaaatgtttaaatatattggATATATAATTTACACTTACTCAGTTATTTCGATCACTTGACCACACAAGTTATTGAAACTGTGATAAGaaattttttcgaatttaaATAACTGAAATACTTAGTCTTATATCTGCAAACATGAGTAATTTTGAAATGAGGGATATGGCTCcctatttgttatttttgaatCATATGAATGCATTTGACTACGAAAATCATGTTTATTTTGACGTAGGCTTCATTGTTCACCTAATTACCTCTATACGtttcaaaaacatttattttatgatgatatatatttatattatatgacatatatatattatggaaAATAAATGGAAATTCCTTGTCATTTAAGAATTTCTATTACCAAACAAGCCTGTTAAACGAACAAGTTTGTTCTCAGGCTCGTAACCGACGCGCAAATAGATTTTTTAAATGTGGTTCAGCATATTCAGCACAGCTCATGCTCGCAATGTCACAGTATCTGATTAATCGAATTGAATACTATTGGTTATGTACTCAAAGCttacatatgaatcgttttgctcAATTGTTGTTGTGAAACAAATCGCTTTTACTCGTAACTAATGGAACACTCGAATTTTAAGCACTCAAAGATTGTTGAAGCCACTAGACGACAATAACTAGTCCTATTTCTTCCAAggttttgctgttttattttaatttgtggAAACCTTATACAATTTTGATCGTCCTATCCGTATATTCGACCATTACTTtcttattcaatatatatatatatataattagttAAAATCGAGTAGTTACACTTGAAACATTATTACTATTAATACAAACCTTCGTAATCTGGGTTGtcttctttatttttcttctttttttcttttgctgcTTTTATAAAATCACGTTTCACTTCACCGACCATTTTTACGTAGTCGTCAGTTATATTCATGTCTTTAGGAAGTGTGCTCACATCCATGACTATAAGGGACTATATATTTTATCTAGATATAAATGTGGTTCGATAATACACCTTtataatataaagaaaatattaaatagaaaagattaattgtaagtcattttcaaattatatggATACTCAAAAAACATTCACTTGTAATCGGACACCCGAAGACGCTTTGGCGgataattaattatatttatagGCACTTTGGATATTCCCATTTTAATATCTAAACAATAGACCTCATAAAAGAGATATCTAAGACCTAATTCCCACCTAACCACATCCTATACATTATGATATTCGCCATTTCGGGTTTACGATAAAGCATGTATTGTATAAACAGCCCTTTTCATGCTCTCAAGCAAATTTCTATATTATTCCACTTGTTGTGATTTGTTGTTGGATGTTGTGTTATTGCAGTTGAAAATAAGATccgaatttttttaattttttgtgtgcAGCAAATTGTTTCATCCACATAGAATTTACACGTagaatttaattgatttttttttttttcaggaaactGATGCCACGGCAAATATGTACTAAACGCTAATTGTTTTCACTGATATTAATCGCTAATCGGGTGTTAacttcttttttctttttagcaaggttcaaAATCTATTCATTATTAAGAAGTATTCGATATCCACTGACCATTCTGTTAATTTTCCGTGGTTTAGTTACTGTTTAATAGGTTAAATTTATATACTGACCTACTAATTCGACTTCGAAAGAGTAAATGATATAGCCCAGCTGTGGAaattcatgatatatatttagCCTATGATAATTTCATACTTCTTTCAAAATTGCCTATTTCTTCATCCATTTGTAAATAGATGATTCGTAAAAACAAAATGCTCAACAAGCAGTATTCCCTTATCACAATGTCGTGGACATCATTTCATTATAAGATGACTAACTGAACAAATATCCGGCTTTTTATACATACAACGCAAATAATTGGCTgtacatatatactgtatagAACGTGTGAAGACTTAATGGCGTGTTTTCAACTAACTATATATCGAATTTCTTTTctagttataaaaaaaaattatagtttcAAGTTCATTCTATTGTTAATCACTCGGAACGAGGCTCAGGGCAAATTTAtctagaaatatttaaatactttttaattttttatattatgtcTATTAAGTTTCTTGAACGAGTATTGGTTATGATCGTAGTGAACAATGTCGATCGCAAAAGTCCTGGCCAAATTATTGCACTGCATATATATTCCAAAATGTCGCTTAGCTTGGCAAACTATGCTTGTCACATTATATTAGTCGCTAAGAATAATCTATCAATGAAAATGCTACGCCATCAAATTGTAGTCCAATTGTCGTAAAACAACCGCTCGCTGCAGAAACACGAAACAGATAAAACACAGAACATAGGGCTTGTCTCTCCTAACCTAGAACCATAGTGACTTCCTTCTTCGATATACCATACAGGATGACGTCACAACGCATCCTGCTTCGCTCCCTGACTCATATTTTAGTTTCCACATTAGTAATAATTGAAGGCAAATTACTTTTGTTCGGGCTGTGGTCCTGTGATAATTTGTACCAATAAATTGCGCTGCATGTATGGTGTGACTATTGCTCCTCTAACATGTCCAAATATATTGCAATTTGCTCGTATTGGCATATATTCCAAATTGGTGATTCAAAAGGGGACGGTGATTATAGATTTGGTTGAAACTATATACTATTTCCTACGCAAAGTTAATGTGAATGTTCATAGAATTTAGCTTGAACGAAATtatatgaatttgaaaaaagcttcatttcaaaaatatagatGATCAAACTGTCATTTTCTTCGGGtgatcaaaattaaaatcaacctTCTACAATCGAACAACTTGACCTTGTATATCGGCATCCcaaatcattattttatgttcACCATCACTGCAATGCCATAATAATTTAGCTATAGCTCCCAatcgatttgaaaatttatattcatttcgTGTTATATAGAACTCAGCCTGAATATATTTACTGATCTCTCATCTTTGTACATCACAAATTTCCATactccatatatatatttgtccgCTTCTGAGAAATCATTTATTCTGAATGCGCGATAAAAAAAAGCGTTCACCCGTCATGTTATATATAATGCACGAAATAATTGTTTCCGCTGTTGAAGGTGCAATATAGTGTAGTGTGGTCATACGACACAATGACGATTCGTCATATCCGATATCATAAGACGTGTTATTGTGGCTGAATTGTCATTTGTGGTTTATGATATCTATGAGCCGAGGCTGTGGCTATGTTTGACTGCATGTCAGTGACAAAAGAAGTAATTGTGAGTCCGGTCATTTTTTACAAATGCTTGCTTCGAGTTTCTACTGGGAAGCAGATCATAATTGCTAGGCTCCCATGTTTTAGTAGTCCAGTGATTCCCAAGTTtatatggctcgtggccccttTTTGGTGGCTGTTAGCACACATGGCCTTCCTGTTCACCTTTACAAAAACAATTACGAGCAATGCAAGCGCACATTCTAGACCATCGCAATTCCCTTTGCTAATACCGAAGGCAATCCATTTCCGTTTCTTACG is from Styela clava chromosome 9, kaStyClav1.hap1.2, whole genome shotgun sequence and encodes:
- the LOC120339999 gene encoding uncharacterized protein LOC120339999, which translates into the protein MDVSTLPKDMNITDDYVKMVGEVKRDFIKAAKEKKKKNKEDNPDYEGYDSYDETEKEKELARIKRERGKSCRPKKAVNVHARQFSRRVKVVAVKPLVNINPEEIEDEEERKKAIELQKRRREHASMRHGVPVHMRTKMLSGEQATLDPSQPNLRVRRTVRKSTRGGPSLQQRKNFLTLGTVAEGGDTASSDATPPLPIRKRVSVRRVLKPPDQNPEGGDQTGDNNSLAVRPRRLRVSRIMKFTKPEDENKTGEQVEGQPAGLQARPRKLRASKFIRFGGEGDEGTQEEGKPIRVGSRRIRRSVKIKPIKESEDDKDKPTNEDQEEPKPIRKLRVSRRSVRRVPVVASEPGVDAENENKTEGEDAPKLTPRKLRMSKFVKFEGDGTGGRKIKASARRKGPRLKLGLGNLEDEESEHSDGSISRERNSRRIAVNEKYKEKYLEEYKELGGTENVNTAHLIGDRPPGRQRVVRASMMNIKPLAARTQDLQKSVEAQHTLDKQSDTEISAGDVSEKREQLVSKNLEKKLLKGLAFSGTSAMPTIGMIKAHIKQGEEEEITETEYKDSYLEEGLEASSKNTNENISERSASPSPRKPRKKKNVGSEESANDNVVTESKEENAPKPCPRNKPETVQERQIEGFGGRIYIDTGEEYKRLKDGKVISAEDEDDKDSEEQRMAKEEVMKHLDKACQNFLPEETKQKQYEEEEAEKKRLEAEEAEQKRIEEETERKRLENEEAERNRLKEEAERKIIREEGEQKRLEEEVAERKRLEEESERNRPEEEAERKQLEEQEAERKRLEEEDAEQKRLEEEEAERKRLEEEEAEQKRLEEEEVERKRLEEEAAEQKRLEEEAAERKRLEEEEAEQKRLEEEAAEQKRLEEEEAERKRLEEEEAERKRLDEEEAERKRLEEEEAERKRLEEEEAERKRLEEEEAERKRLEEEEAERKRLEEEEAERKRLEEEVAERKRLEEEEAERKRLEEEAERKRLEEEESERKRLEEEEAERKRLEEEVAERKRLEVEEAERKRLEDEEAKQKRLEEEEAEQKRLEEEEAERKRQEEEDAERKQLEEEEAERKRLENEEAERKRLEAEEAERKRLEEEAEQNRLKEEEAERKRLEEEEAERKRLEEEAEQKRLEEEEAERKRIEDEEAEQKLMEEVEQKRQEEEEAKRKRLDDEEAERKRLEEERAERKRLEEKEAGRECLENKEAERKVTEEAEQKLQETGQSSEDKGGENLVNEDEQKEKLNISANQDPLDEETKSIITDAEKPKDEEQDDEEEYGSDEEVEYIYVDSDGNEISDGSDVEVVEVDEDGNEIVYVDEDDEELGSDEEVIYQDEDGNYVDADGNPVDYDSQEEDDEEIGSDEEVIYMDEDGNYVDADGNIVEYEEEEEEEEEEES